A stretch of the Vigna radiata var. radiata cultivar VC1973A chromosome 7, Vradiata_ver6, whole genome shotgun sequence genome encodes the following:
- the LOC106766936 gene encoding protein FLX-like 4: protein MAARGKAPPTFEGRSVQVPGMMRRGQLSGLGSAASHLSMESLPHPQVLENKLAVQEAEIEQLLRDNHSLSSGHVALREALVAAAQDVQKLKSHIRSLQTESDIQIRILLDKIAKGEVDIRAGDSVKKDLQQAYVEAQTFAASRQELSAQIQRASQELKKVNSDVKSISDLQAELDGLVQEHQRLRGTFEYEKKKNIELVDYMKAKEKNLIAMAREVEMLRAEILNAEKRVLAPDLFRVSTPGQSSGPFVDAYGRTQSQMASGQGAEGVVPIGDSNGVAAVNSSGVSGGLWSSPYDPSVGRR, encoded by the exons CCACCAACATTTGAGGGACGCTCTGTGCAAGTTCCTGGGATGATGCGACGTGGTCAACTTTCTGGTTTAGGTTCTGCTGCTTCTCATCTTTCTATGGAGTCCCTGCCTCATCCTCAGGTGTTGGAGAATAAACTTGCTGTTCAGGAAGCAGAAATAGAGCAGCTTTTAAGGGATAACCATAGTCTGTCAAGTGGACATGTGGCCTTAAGAGAGGCTCTTGTCGCAGCTGCACAGGATGTGCAGAAGTTAAAGTCACACATTAGAAGCCTCCAGACAGAAAGTGACATTCAGATCAGAATTCTACTTGACAAAATTGCGAAAGGGGAGGTTGATATTAGAGCTGGTGATAGTGTGAAGAAGGATCTACAACAGGCCTATGTTGAGGCACAGACTTTTGCTGCTTCCAGGCAGGAATTGAGTGCCCAAATTCAACGAGCAAGTCAGGAACTGAAGAAGGTTAATAGTGATGTTAAGAGTATTTCAGATTTGCAGGCTGAACTGGATGGATTAGTGCAGGAGCATCAGAGGTTACG TGGCACCTTTGaatatgaaaagaagaaaaacatagaGCTAGTGGATTACATGAAAGCAAAAGAGAAGAATCTAATAGCAATGGCAAGAGAAGTAGAAATGTTACGAGCTGAGATTTTGAATGCCGAGAAAAGAGTACTTG CACCTGATCTGTTTAGGGTTTCCACCCCTGGACAAAGCAGTGGTCCATTTGTTGATGCTTATGGGAGAACTCAGAGTCAGATGGCTTCTGGCCAAGGAGCAGAGGGTGTGGTACCAATTGGTGATAGCAATGGAGTAGCAGCTGTCAATAGTTCTGGTGTTAGTGGTGGTCTTTGGTCAAGTCCATATGATCCCTCAGTCGGTCGGAGGTGA